cttttgccagCGACTCCGCGCGTTACAGATCAAAAACCACCCTACGGGATGTTCCCTACGGGAACATAATAtgtatgactgcacggataggtcagtggttgaggtcgccaagcctaacccactgagcgcgacgtgtcgcgggttcgatcctcacgtaggacaagcatttgtgtgatccatgaatgcttgtcctgagtctgggtgtctttatgcatgtgatttgaatgataCTGAAACagggacacaaggattaaattccttaggcGGGAGTAAAAACTAATCCAGGTCATAAACTATCTGTCTACATAATTGCGTCCAAATTCGTGCAGTAGTTTTTGAGGAGTCGTTTTTGTCCTCTCTGGGgttcaaacttatttttcttaataattcttaattaacaattttctatTCCAGATACCGTTACTTCACCAAACCTCGCTCGATACCTCTGGGTCTGCTCATCGCGTTACTCTTTCTCAAAATATTCCAACTGATCGAACATTTCTCTTGCAATCTAGACATAAAGACATACTATCTAGTCCAATTCTTAGTCACAGTCTGCAAGCCTGGCCTCTTCCTGCGTGTACTGCCAAGTATCTTGAAGTTGCCATATTTCTGCATCACCTGCTGCGAGCGACTGGCTCTGAAGATGGAACAATGAAATACGGCCACCCGGTGTCCGGGGGAGGGATGTTATTGGTCACGTGACCAGGACGACGTCCGCCGTGTCACCTTCGAGGTAGGGGCAGACCGTGTGTCATTTTGCCGAAACGATGAACCTATTGTGACAATAATCCCCCAGTGCCCAGAGTGTCTAATGGAGCCCGTGTAAATTGTACAAACATTTTGTGTCAATTTTTTGAGCTTAACTACTCTAGTTGTTCGATCTGGGATTTTTTGGTGCTTCCGAAAGGCATGTCgttctgtttgtctgttttttgGAAAATCCCAGGTCTCAAATTGTATAGTATTAGTATTTAAAAGCCGTTTAGGGCTTATGACTGTCTATCTACTCTAAGTTTTAAAAGTCTGATTGTTCTATGTGTGTAACATATTTTCTAGGAAATTGCGCAAGTTTTTGAGACTGAGtagtgtgggaaagagatgtaTAGTGCCGGAAAGAGAGGGTAGATTTTATTGGCGTCTGTTAAACTTTCATATGATGAATATATTCgactaaattctaaaatatattaatatattgatgTTATGTGTTTAGAGTGATATAtaagatcttaaaaaaaacataaaacgtaaaaaaaaagtatcaaaaaataaaaaatgcaaaaaaagtaaaaaaacatataaaatctaaaaaaatatatatgtgtCCCCTATATGACCATGAGGTCAAAAGATTATTGACTATAGTAATATTAAGATCAAGTATATAAACTTTTTCGGCAGTGTTGCCAGAGTTATATCCCGTTTTAGGGCCGTGTTGCCACTTTTACTGAATTTTGGGGCCGTGTTGCCATATTTACTCGTAAAATGACTATACATGTTCCTATATCTAATAAATCGGCTTTTACATCCAGACTGCCTATATTAGCCCACTTTTGGGCAAAGACATGACCAAACTTTGATGATGACTATCTACTTTTTGATCATAAACGTCTGATCAATGAACTGTTAGGCAAAAGGCCTCTCCCAACTTTATACATTTCGATTATAAATCGGCTTATAtcaacccactgctgggcatacgCCTCTCAATTTCGACGACAATAATTATCTTTTGCTAAATTTCAACACCTCGTACAATGTTGTAATAACACGTCTAAGACTTGAGCAAAACACACGTTAAAAGCAAGAAAATCCTGGTGTGGGGTAAAAAAAACCGAAAGATTTCATAAGTACTGATATCAGATATTTTGTCAAATGGGGTAAGAGAAAACTGGGGTAAGTTGAAAGACTCAAAAACATCTAATACCATCAATTTGTTTGTTAACAaatctaaattgtttatttaataatttatttaaacaatagagttttattaacaaattatatatgtatCGATAAAAACCATCTCTATTTACCCCATTTGAACTCATTATAGACAAACTTGCCGCGTTATACGCGATGTTGCGACTTTTTATCGAGAAAATCGATTTGACTGTACCTATGTACTTTTGGTGCAAATTATATGAATATAGTCTGAAAATATATAGAATAGTGCTGTAAGATTTTAATGTGCTTTTATCGATGTTTAGCTAGTTTAAATATACTTGAATATTGTTGTTATATACGTACCGTGCATATCGAAATAATAATTACCACTGCCACATATATTTCTACCTCGAGTCAACTCCTTTCTTCCTTTTCCGCCTTATTCCGCCTCACTCCGCCATATCGACGCCTTTCTCCTCCTTATTCCCTACTAGACCCATTTTCCCACCCCAATGCTGTTTTTGAACTGAATTGGGGTAGACGGGAGAATGggacttgaatttttttttctatctatcctagtattttacttctatttttatCCCTTATTGCATTatcaaaaacgaaaatatttatcattggACTGATGAGGGTTTGAATCTATTAATGATTTTAGACAAAACGACTGAatgctcaatttttattttcaaatccttttaataatgtacatattttgaTCTCTAAGaggtagtttttaaataatatataaaattattggaCAATAAGGTTAAATTAATCCTATTGTTATGagaataaagttcattttaacTAGTCAGTGTTGAATATATCtatttgtatttagattttCTGTGATATGACGGTCATAagacttttaaattgttattaaattttaattgtttacaataatacaagattttttaagtcttgttaatataattatgttgtatattttatttataaaaatagtaaaattgttgagtttgtaatttttatattggtttttggGGTTAAATCTATGTAAATACGATTCTTCCGCCTTcaatatgaaatatataaataataaaaatatatactaaatTTTCCTGGActgttaaattatataaatgttgcctttgtaataaaatctattgtaatatatttaaataattgtaagtgAAATCCACCCAAAagctttaatgtttaatttgcaaaacccaaataaaaaaaaaaagaaatttcgtGTTTCCTTCACCTACATACGTAGCCAAAATGGCTTAGGTCACCAAACCAAACCCATTGAaagcgacgtgtcacgggtttgatacctgcgtatgacaagcatttggtTGCTTAAAGATGGTTTCATTCACCGTTTTTCAGTGGTATCTAATGGCGCATTTACATTAAGTCGGTTAGACCGTATTCGGTCGAGCTCGTTGTCGGTGTCGAGTGCGCCGTGCCCCGCCCGCCACCCGCAACCTGACTGTTCAATATCAATCAAGTCGCCGAATACGGTTAACCGACCAATGTAAACAACTCATTTTAGGTAAGCGTTTCAGTTAAACCGAATGCGGCCGCCGCCTTCGGTGACCGACCTCAAACCGACCTAATGTAAATGAGccataaaaagaataaaaaggtACATATAAAGTTGGCGTGGCGATTATAATGCATAGTTTTATATGCACGAGaagcaggttcgatcccaacgcactTAAAGTAGGTAGTACCAATATGACTTTTCCAAAGTTGTATAttctttgttaattattgtaagacaccactgacaaacggtgaaggaaaacatcgtgaggaaacctggattccaaatattggaatctgaaatctcccgcagtgagctagcgtggtgatcaatgctcaaaccttccgtATACGGGAAGACGACAATTCCCATCAGTGCGAAATGAAAAGGCTGTTATTACTGTTactcagcaaacgttgttttgcctaataaattatttctagtttgtattttttaatgccacattataaaaaaattaaaaccgtcgtccaaaaaataaaacattttttttttgtgtgagcaacccttaacacttagggttatgaaaaatagatgttattcgattctcagaccaactgaatacgcatataacaTTTgctaaaaatcggttaagccgtttcggaggactacggtaactaacatcgtgacacgggaattttatatattagactagctgttgcccgagacttcgtccccgtgggtagaagatataagttatgatataactcataacttatatcttctaaataAATGTTCTTACTCTCTTGTGGGTACTCTTTTGGGGATAACTCTTTTGTGGGTTCGGTATGACCTTGCTTACTTAccaacttataataatatgtaggtacttcaGACATTGTCCATAGATTTCAAGAGGCAATTACTTTTGGGATGCTGTTGCTGCTCCCTCGCACTCTGTTTAACAGCGATGAGAACCGCTTGCGTATAATGACGTAGACCATCAACCCTAGCCATCGCAAACATGCTAGATGCACTACAAAAACTAAAGCTGAAGGCACGGAGTGAATATTTCGGTATTCCACCGGCAATAAATCTTCTAGCCATCTTTCAGATGCTATGCTAGTCTCCAACGTAGATTCATAAAGATCTTTTCTCAACTAAAAACTCAATAAATCTACCTTCTTTTTCTCCACCCCAAAAACGTCAACCACCAAAacaatctgacaaccagttacCATCAAccaaacaacatttaaaaatagcaacaaaatGAAACTATATGAAGAAAATCCGTGCAAAAAGACTGATATACCACTTACAAGATTATTAAGAAATCTTTTACGAcgcattataatatgtataagagCCGTATGTTGTTTCCCGATCGACAAAATAGTGCCAGCGGAGAGCCTTAGAGGTAACAGAATGAGTCTAAGACCTGGAGTGTCGCAGACTGTTGGCATCTTGCAAGAGAGGAAGGAGGCAACTGACTCGAAGACTCAGCTCAGACCGAGGTCAAGAGTAAGCATAAACGAATACGTTAAGGTCCGAAAAGAAGTTTCGGCCCGGAGTATGAAGAGAAAACGATCGAAGTGCTGCTTCTTCAGAGGGAGAAGCAAAAAGAAGATGGACTTAGATTCCGAATGTTTCGTGGGTAAGACTACGTCGAGAAAGTCAGCGAAAAAGAGCAGGGGATCCCTCAAGGGAGCAGATTCAGTTAAAAGTAGGAAAGATTCGCGGCATGAGAACTTGTGGGGTTGGGTCAAAACGATTACGAAGATAAAGGAAATACAGAGAGAAAGCAAACAGGAAGAAAATCTGCCAAGCACTTACCCCATTGACAACGAATGGGCTGGTGATGGGATAACATTACCCCAATATTCGAAACGACCTGTCTCACACTTGAGAGCGCTaggtttgaaaaataattacagtgatTCCTATATAGAATTCATTAAAAGACCAAAGATACTGCAGTCCGATCTAATTCGTTTGCAGTAGCTTGTAGCATCTGTACTGGTTgtccaataaaaacaaaaaagatttcgttattttatttctactgGCTATTATACTGGTCACTGACTTAAACGGTGGTGATCAACGCGGGTGATTAACTCACATTATTTTACTCACAGTATAGACAAGAGCATAGATCACCATTATGGCGTGATGTATTGTCGTGGAGGGGTGGCGGTTCTATCCCAAGGCAGGCAATTACTCAAtgagactttttcaaagttataatctatactaatatataacggtgaagagtttgtttgtttgtttgtttgaacgcgctaatctcaggaactactggtccaaattgaaaaattatttttgtgttgaatagaccattcatcgaggaaggctttaggctatgaaccatcaccctgcgactaataggatcgaagatacaatggaaaatgtgaaaaaaatagggcaggtaaaGAGTACCTTCAGCTTTAGTTTTTGTAGTGCATCTAGCATGTTTGCGATGGCTAGGGTTGATGGTCTACGTCATTATACGCAAGCGGTTCTCATCGCTGTTAAACAGAGTGCGAGGGAGCAGCAACAGCATCCCAAAAGTAATTGCCTCTTGAAATCTATGGACAATGTCtgaagtacctacatattattataagttggTAAGTAAGCAAGGTCATACCGAACCCACAAAAGAGTTATCCCCAAAAGAGTACCCACAAGAGAGTAAGAACATTTATGACAGTACCAGGAATcttagctcgtggctaagctataaccgcataagtgattcgatcacaggttaagctatgcttgacgcggttggtccgtagatgggtgaccatctttgtcataacgagttcctccgtgtttcggaaggcacgttaaattgtgggccgcGGCTGTTATTGCTACATCTttcacagtcgttacaggtagtcagaagcttaaaaaagtctgacagccagtctaaccaaggggtatcgtgttgcccaggtaactgggttaaggaggtcagataggcagtcgctccttgtaaaacactggtacttagctgaaaccggttggactggtagccgaccccaacatagttgggaaaaaggctaggccgatgatgaccaGGAATAGAATGGATGCGAAGGAAAGGAAACAAAGAAGAGAATGACATAAacaaaggctgatgatgatgatgatgatggtgatgaaaggagtgacatgtttatttattttaataatgatgtgGACAGACTTGGATTATTCGTAGCTACCTATTACTTGGCTATAACATTCTGTATCTAATTAAAACGTTTTGATCTATGCCAATCATCTATTGGGGcagtcaatattaattatttattatcatgaaGTCAAGTGGACTGATTAAGGTACTTCAATCtgttaatagtttattaaattaactaaatactAGCTAAGCCCCGCGGTGTCACCTGTAATTTATACCTTATTAACCGCGGTTAAAAATAGCtctaagagatattttttttaatagggttGGGATTGGGCTTTTAGGATCTAGCACTTTATGAAGGTCAAAATACATCAGCACCCTGTTCCACCCACCCTTCTCCGCTTCcgaagtgcttttgctgtgaaagaagaaacggcgcaacaaactccccagcagcacgctgtcgtTCTGTTAacaatcctactactattataaaggtgaaagtttgtaagtatggatgtatggatgtttgttactctttcacgtaaaaactactgaatggatttgaatgaaactttaccacaatatagcttatacatcagaataacacataggctacaatttttgaggtttctaatgtgaggtcgtaaaaaaactcattttttgcgcttacattgcaaacgctgactgaatcctacaagatagatagaaggcagatagatagatagaaggcaggtataaattataacttatatcttctaaccacgcggacgaagtcgcgggcaacagctagtataaaatacaatacttatatttataaacgcgaaaaatatgtatagatgtttgttcctcttttacgtaaaaaccactgaacggagttagacgaaacttggtataggTACAGATACTTAGTTTATGtccaagattaacacataggatagtttaacacataagatagttAGAAAATACCGTGCCAGACACACAAATATAGGAAGTCGATGTAAGCCACTAACTTTGTTGTAGAAAATGTTATCAGAATCGGTTCACCCGTTGAAGCgagaaagagtaacaaacatacacattcACAATTTTGCATCCTGTTGTATTActagtttttagggttccgtatcagAAGGGTAAAAGCGGAATCCTATAACTACTGTCCGTCTGCCATTTTTTCACCATTGTGTTACTCATGAATCATGATAGCTAGGTAATGCATTTTGTTGCTGCTGTTAGAAAGAATAATGTATCTAAACATGAAGGTTAAGTTACGCTTGCTAGGTTCATAAACTTAATAGGTTACAACTTTTTGTTGCtcattttctttagcctatttatacggGACCCTATGTGTTACaatgactcgcacttgaccagtttttccTAACAAAATTAGTGGTTTTCTACATTCGTTTTATCTCTTGATAACGATATTAAGTATGGAATTAAttctattacatttattataaatctatagGTGTTAAGTTCTTTTACGTTAAGCTACTGGTAGTAAGcacgtttgttttattttttgtaataaaatgctTGGCCCAGAAAACAAATTTTCGCCAACAGATTTATTGGAAtatgtaagtacctacatacttattgacatttaataatattttctaacttttcttgtttttttgtttgtctgtcgttccggttggattcttgcaactcaattttgaggcacttcccgataagttagcgggctgaaatttttagggaAAAGTTACAAAGGTCGTCGCTCTGAAGGATCTAAagattattgtttgaaaaactTTCCTCTTCTTCGGGCGAATCGTACGGGCTGTAAACTGTAGTATACCTGGCTAACTAGTCATGTTAACCGTGTGCGAGTCTGAAAAGAGatttcaatatattaaaaacattattaaatgatgtaacggtttactcaagcatTCTCATCGGGGGTGTCCaattagtttcggacccaaccggagtctttaatcatgatcTGATGCGGCGGGGTCGCGATCCCTGTTCGAATTCCCCGGGTCCCTAttcggttaggtccgaaactagtcgggctactccgataaatacgcgtgagtaaaccgttacatcatttaataatgaatcagtctcacgatagttattataaaaatatgaaaaactcttaaatggggaatatgcatgattttttttttattttttatatgtttctactagttattacattaccaaacatacaaatatcacgtccaaaatataaactattatgcaaaaaattaaatattaaaatcgcgatcaatttaaacgcggccattttggcgcgcttgctcgcgacgtcaccattacacgagttcgatgtcaacagcaaagtgattggtttacaaaattaccaaaaaataaataaagtgagtgaatatcgacttaattaccatggaaaagcacaaaaaaccatattataaatattgtgtcgttcctatgtgtccaaataacatcaacactgcacctgacaaagtaaatacactttgtcaggtgcagGTGccttatgccgaaaggtgaaaatctaaggaaaaagtggtgcaaggcgatgagaagagacaatgtatcgtgtttgagctgtttatactgttgtgaagatcatttcaatgtaagtaaggatatcaaaaatgtaaaatacatatacaaatcattcttacttttacctacctacttgttttgtttacaaacctctacaaaacataacctagtttacaaaaagttgtaaagatattattaaaaattcttattcgatattctaaatttatctttatgtatgtataagtattattcatgaataaaaacatctggatttgaagcgaaatacgtggccatcataaacacgtcgattttcggaagattatccgactgcgcttttacgaaaccggtttcagtcattctctaagtccttcttcacaattaattaatattttgaacacataaaactattaacttaagataaaaaaacagcgacacaatacaataacaattattcctccaaaaagaaaccatacaaatagcttgttgacagcagacgtctcgtgtaaaactgacgtcacgttttgttccaccaatagtgttgcgtttcgaaaatttgcgcggtaatttcaaaacagccactttttgatgattaaatttcattattaaatcaaaataaattctaaaaataattgtttagtgtgttttcagtagcaataaatattacaaaaaaaaatattttgtccatatttaagtcacgtgcatattccccattatcTTATATTGCTTACCTTTCGCCTTGCCTTAACTTTTCAAGAAGAAatccctgtttttttttggttaggcagACATGTTGCTAAAAGCCGCGAACCTCCGCGAGGCCCACATCCATCAACAAGCTGGTAGCTACAGCTGGCTGTCATCCAGGCACCTTCAGAACGAGCACATGAGGAGCAGCCGAGAACTGGAGACACTACGGCCGACGGTGCAGAAGGTAGAACTTAAAAGAGCGTTGCTAGTTTGAGAAAGAACGACGAATAAGAATCAGTGGGAGATAAGAGATGATAGGAAAGAGGGGAGAAGCCATTGTGTTACTTAGTACTTATAAGGTTCATAACTTATTGTTTTGGATGGGAAATGAATGATTACTTCCGCTTTTTTCTGAGCGGAAGTTCTTGGGAAGTGTAactaataatttcaattcaCGCTGAAGGAATGGTATGGGGATATATGTCGACCTTGGCCCGATTGAAAATATCTCACATCTTTCCAGTGCATAGGCCAGAGTAGGCAGGCCTTAAGTCTTATATGATGAATAGCTATGCATTGCCATACACAGGCCGATTGCACGAGACGTTGCAAGGTGGTTCAGATTCAGTCGGAAGAATCTGCCACTACTCACTTTCTCCCCCAAGGAAGAGCTCACCAGATAAACCAATAAAGCAGGAACTTAGCTCTTCTTTAGGGGTGAGTATatctaatagaaataaaatgaaattgccAAATGTGTATGAAActgattgtattaaaataaatatgaaaggcattgtaatatattgaaaattatttattacaagagAGATAGAactataatgtaatgtaatgtaataatgttatcAGTAATAAAggctattttgattttgatttgattttgatatctAGTAGCGAGCTCATCCATCATACACTTGTTATATAGAACCTTCCTAAACCTACCGGATTCCTTGTTTAGCCTGATccaaaacattgttattaaacataacattgttttacaGATGTCACCAGAAAGCTGCGCCAAAATCGCTGTCAAACTCGACAACTTGACAGATGGCGAGGAATCGACGACGGCCATTTTAGATTTACTTAAAAACCTTATCGATGAACAGCATAATATACAGATGATGGatcaaaacgtcaaaaaagGCTATAGGAAGAATAGAGTGAACAAAGTGCATCCCGAATTGGTACCTTATGGCAGACAACCTACGGTCTCTTTTATATTGTActcaatgtaataaattttgCTTGCGTGATTCTAAAAAGCTGAGTTTCATTTATCTTAAAACTtcaaggatagccgagttgcTGTGGTCACCATTCCAAACCCTCTGTGCGCGTAGATTAGCGGTGTCGGCCCCCGTGTAGGACttgcattcgtgtgatccacaaatTAAAGTTCAcaaatgaatgtatttatttttattttaccgttaCTTCAGAACGCTTAAACCAATATCACAGAAATCAACCCATGTCATAGAAATCTATGAAATTGTCATATTTTCATATGGATGGTAGCTACTCTTGTGACCTATTTTCATCTGATCTATGTAATGAATATGACCGCAGTTTTTTTAGCGCAGGATTTAAACTTGTAGTCTACAAgtttaaatatatcaatatataCCTGTTTTACTCCTCTTTATAACACTAAATTATGCGAACCTTTAATAATATACTCAACGCAATCGAAAACCAATAACTTTCATCAAAACCGACCACTTATACCCTGCCTATTAAATTACAACTCATATTTATCTTGATAACAAATGACCCTTTTATTACACTGGCAACACCACCCCATTAACGGGCCGGCTCTCAATCAAGTgtcaaagtcaaataaaaagtaaaaacgttAATGTTGCAGGAAGTGCTGTGCGTGGTGCCGACCAGATTTTAACGTCAATTGATATGTGACATTTCGAATTATGGTTGTACAAGAGAGGGAGCcaagatttttttgaaacaatttttatcgACTTGTGAATGGAATGCATCTTAGCCGAGGTAGGTTATTTAAAGCGTTTAGAATAGAATGTTCTTTATTACACActacataagtacaggattggatacacGTAAAAAGTGACATGGTGCCACATTGGTCTTTTCGCTAAAAGTGAtattttacagacaaccttttgGATGGTCTAGTTTCTGAAGGAGCAACATTTGTGCAGGTAGTCCCAGCTGTACACAAAATGTAAAACGGAACCTTATAATTAAGGAAGtgctgtctatccgtctatAAACAGATGTATCGTTGAAACCATGTTAAGTCAACAGTTGAAATCATGACAGATGGTGCATTTCTGTTactgttaat
This genomic window from Trichoplusia ni isolate ovarian cell line Hi5 chromosome 21, tn1, whole genome shotgun sequence contains:
- the LOC113504233 gene encoding uncharacterized protein LOC113504233 isoform X2, which translates into the protein MMNSYALPYTGRLHETLQGGSDSVGRICHYSLSPPRKSSPDKPIKQELSSSLGMSPESCAKIAVKLDNLTDGEESTTAILDLLKNLIDEQHNIQMMDQNVKKGYRKNRVNKVHPELVPYGRQPTVSFILYSM
- the LOC113504233 gene encoding uncharacterized protein LOC113504233 isoform X1, giving the protein MLGPENKFSPTDLLEYADMLLKAANLREAHIHQQAGSYSWLSSRHLQNEHMRSSRELETLRPTVQKMSPESCAKIAVKLDNLTDGEESTTAILDLLKNLIDEQHNIQMMDQNVKKGYRKNRVNKVHPELVPYGRQPTVSFILYSM